In Triticum urartu cultivar G1812 chromosome 6, Tu2.1, whole genome shotgun sequence, the following proteins share a genomic window:
- the LOC125513164 gene encoding uncharacterized protein LOC125513164, whose protein sequence is MQAWEIAHTRKDPKPGEPKYYGKKTEGRKKAYSEAYLELHPDTPDPIAAPLDDMAVVRMGPKEHGRDAVLDAVITPSISYTQLRRIDPSLSQRTSQPVTSTQSLFQEQQSAYMEYTRQETMAWHQRLYEHQVQRDSQMQQAFQDMAAGRCPQFPTAQCPPAQPVLMSFEEFVAQNAGPSPGTGGSTVGGGLRSTPETRSPTTPIHGGGGGSAAASTDDLDFGRLGGDDLRGAR, encoded by the exons ATGCAGGCGTGGGAGATCGCCCATACGCGGAAGGACCCCAAGCCTGGCGAGCCCAAGTACTACGGCAAGAAGACCGAAGGGAGGAAGAAGGCCTACTCCGAAGCGTATCTGGAGTTACATCCTGACACACCTGACCCCATTGCGGCGCCTCTGGACGACATGGCGGTGGTGAGGATGGGGCCCAAGGAGCACGGTCGGGATGCGGTTCTCGATGCTGTGATCACTCCTAGTATCTCCTACACACAGCTTCGTCGGATCGACCCGAGCCTGAGCCAGCGCACGAGCCAGCCAGTGACTAGTACACAGTCCCTCTTTCAGGAGCAACAATCT GCCTACATGGAGTACACACGCCAGGAGACCATGGCGTGGCATCAGAGGCTTTATGAACACCAAGTGCAGAGGGATAGCCAGATGCAGCAGGCTTTTCAGGATATGGCGGCCGGCAGGTGTCCTCAGTTCCCTACAGCACAATGCCCTCCAGCACAACCAGTGCTGATGAGCTTTGAGGAGTTTGTGGCACAGAACGCTGGCCCCTCGCCG GGAACAGGTGGATCTACCGTTGGCGGTGGTCTTCGCAGCACTCCGGAGACACGGAGCCCGACCACTCCGAtccacggaggcggaggcggtaGCGCTGCCGCTAGCACTGATGACCTGGACTTTGGCCGTCTTGGCGGTGACGACCTCCGCGGTGCTCGATGA